The stretch of DNA ATGGTTATTAAAAATGAAATTTACAAAGCTTAGTAAAACAATCTGTCTGGCACTGTTTGCCTTACATATCTCTCCATCGTTTGCCCAAGACTCGAACTTGATTCCTGTGACTATCGAAAAAGCGCACAAACAAGCATTCACTTCTTCAATCAACGAGGTTGGCAAAATCAGGGCAACGGATTCTGCTGCATTGACATTTAGTGCCTCCGACAAAATTCTCAACATCCATTTCAAAGATGGAGATTCAGTTAAAAAAGGCGAGTTGATAGCTCAGTTGGACAATACCAAAGCGAAAGCTGATTTAGATAAAGCAAGAAGCTCGCTCGCGCTAGCAAAGTCGAAATTAAAGCGAGTACAAGAATTACTAAAGAAACAGCCTGACTCTATGTCTCAACAAGATGTGGAAGAACTGGGAGAGCAGGCGAATCTAGCAGCCGCGGATTACCGACAGAAAGAAGCGCTGATGAATGACTATTTATTGGTAGCGCCATTTGATGGGCAGTTAACTAATTTTACCCACTCAGTGGGCAGTAAGATTGATAGCGCAACCGCGTTGGTGAGTTTGATCAAACTCGATCCTGTCGAAGTTCAGTATTCCATTGGACAGTCGGATTTAGGTAACGCGCAGCTTGGACAGAACGTTTCCATCCAAGTTGATGCTTTTGTCGATGAAGCCTTTTCTGGCGTAGTGGATTACATTGCCCCCGCGGTGGACGAGAGTTCAGGCCGTGTAGAAGTACACGCGCACGTAACCAACCCAGACCATCGCTTGGTTCCAGGTATGTTTGCCAAAGTAAGCCAAATGACGAGCGAAGACACAACGCA from Vibrio splendidus encodes:
- a CDS encoding efflux RND transporter periplasmic adaptor subunit gives rise to the protein MKFTKLSKTICLALFALHISPSFAQDSNLIPVTIEKAHKQAFTSSINEVGKIRATDSAALTFSASDKILNIHFKDGDSVKKGELIAQLDNTKAKADLDKARSSLALAKSKLKRVQELLKKQPDSMSQQDVEELGEQANLAAADYRQKEALMNDYLLVAPFDGQLTNFTHSVGSKIDSATALVSLIKLDPVEVQYSIGQSDLGNAQLGQNVSIQVDAFVDEAFSGVVDYIAPAVDESSGRVEVHAHVTNPDHRLVPGMFAKVSQMTSEDTTQMVVSQNSVQAKDAERFVWVVNGEKIEQRIVELGVNTNDGYVVVEKGLKLGDKVVVTGQQNLKKASLVKVMNPNAEQKTVELITEPTDKENTQQIVESKVEKSVTNVGEQHPVEPSVDWTDASKGVDEAINENTEQAEVSATVEPLSSETLSQETLSKEIQSKETQSKEAVTKENLNEAS